From Demequina capsici:
GCCGATCACGACCGACGTCGCGCCCTCGGGCAGCACGATCGTGTCGGCGAACGCCGCTCCGATGGCACGCGCGATGCCCTCGGTGAGCTGTTCGCCCACGATGCCGCGCACGTCGTACGACTTGATGAGTCCGGTGAGGTCCGTCATGCGGGCAAGGCTAGCGGTCCCGTCCGCGCCTGGGGAGGTCCCGCGCGGTCACGCCTCGGACGACACCACCCGCAGGTGGCCTCGCCGCGGCTCGGACGGCGGCTGTGCCGACGCCTGGGGCTGCCTGGCCCTCACGGGCGCGCCGGCCTCGCGGACTGCGCGCGCCAGAGCGTCGAGGTCGTCGCTGGACGGTCCAGGGTCCACGAAGTCCTGCTGGATGTGGACGACGTCCCAGCCCCGGGGCGCCGTGAGGCGGCTCGCATGCTCGGCGCACAGGTCGTAGCTGTGCGGCTCCGCGGTGGCGGACAGCTGACCGACCACCACCGTGGAGTCGGCGTACACGTACGTCAGCGTCGCCGCGGCGGGGCGGGTGCACGCCGTCTTCGAGCACTGTCGGGAGGCCATCACGACTCGGACGGTACCCCTGTGACAGGCGCGGCGCGACGAGGCACGCCGGTCGGCGACGCGCGGCAGACGGCCTCCCGACGCCGCCACGCCTGGACAGGGCGACCGCCGCCGGGGCGTAGGGTCGGTGCCATGGCACGTCGGGACCGGCATGGGAGAGGGCTCCGCGCACCGCTCATGCCCGCGTCTCTCCCCGGTCACCGCACCAGGGGCGAGCTGTTCGACTCGCTCGTGATCGACGCGGCGGAGCGGCTCGAGCCGCGGTGGGGCTCCCGCTGGGGTCGCCTCGAGTTCGGCACCGAGGACGTGCCGCCGTCGGACCCGAGCCCCTGGGAGCATGGGGTGCCTCTCGGCAGGCTGTTCCCCGCCGATCTGGGCCAGCCGAGCAGGGTCGTGGTGTACCGGCGGCCCTGCGAGGAGCGCGCGGAGGGCACCGATCTGGCGCCGCTCGTGCGCGATGTCGTCGCGGAGCAGCTGGCGCATCTGCTCAACTGCGCGCCCGAGGACGTGGACCCCGACTTCGGACGTTGACCCGCATCAGGGCAGGTAGGGGCCGTCCACGAGGTCCACGTCGACTGGGGCGACGGTGGTCGGGGCAGGTCGCATGGACGCGATGAAGCCTGGCTGGGCCGTGATCAGCACGCTCCACGCCGCGCGCCCCTGGAGCTGGAGCAGCGTGCCCGCGGCGACATCGTCGAGCGGGATCCTCGTCACGGCACGGGCCGAGGTCTGCACCTCGGCCACGGCGGCGCCCGTGTCGTCGACCAGCGTCAGCCGGGTGGCGACCGGTGTGTACGCCATGATCGCGCCGCCCGCGCCGGGCGCGTAGACCCCGAGCACGGGATCCTCCCCCGTCGACGACGGCATCTGCTCGGCGGAGACCCATGTCCTGTCCGTGGCGACCGACCCTGCCGCCCCGATCGTCGAGGCGCGCGACACGGTGAGTTGCGCGGCCGCTGCGAGAGGTGCGTCGGACGTGATCTCGACAGCCCCCACCGCCGACTGAGGCACCTCGATGTCGGTGACGACCCCCGGGTCCAGGACCAGGTCGGACACGCCGGACCAGCCGACCACACCGGAGGCATCGACGAGCGTGAGGGACACGGTGGCTCCGTCCGGAGCGATCATGCGCAGCACGGCGCTCGAGTCGAGGTCACCGGCACCGACAGCGGGGATCACCAGCGATGTCCCGAGCGTGTCGGTAGGCGCGATCCAGGTGGTGCCCGCGGGCTGGAGCCCGTCGAGCCGCGAGTCCTCGATCGCCGCGACCACGCCCGCGCCGGTCGAGTCCACCTTCACTGCGAGCGCGTCGACGCCCTCCTGGATCCCCTCGAGGAACATCTCCTCGACCTGCCCCGCACCGATGGCGAGCACCCGCTGCTCCGCGAGCACGCCGGTGCCGCCGTAGATCGTGACCGTCGCCTCGACGTTCGCATCGGTGGGGTTGGACAGCACCAGCCGTGCCGACGAGCCGAGCGCTGTGGAGCCGCCGACGAGCCATTGCGTCGTCGCGGGGCGCACGCAGGTGAGCGCCGCGTACGAAGCGATGTCGCCGTCGGCGATCCGCTCGATCGACGCGCCGAAGGCGCCGTCGACCACCTCGGAGGAGTCCGTCGACGCGTGCGCGCCGAACAGGGCACGGGTGCGTTGGGTGGGCTCGGAGGCGAAGTCGTCGCCCTCGACCGCGCCGACGGGCACGGTCAGCTCGCCTACGCATGCGGGGGAAGGCAGCGCGGGCGTCACGGAGATCCGGCCGGGCTCGGGCGCCGCGGTGACGGCTGGGGCCAGCGCGCCGCCGACGAGCGCGACACCTGCGAGGAGCCCCCCCGCCACGAGAGCCGTCCCAGCCTTGAACGCCGCCGCGTACCTCATCGCGCCTCCCTGGCCTTCGCGCGGTGCAGCGGGATCGAGGACAGCGCCACCCAGCCGCACACCACCGCCGCGGCCCACAGCCACCATGCGTGGCCTGCGTCCTCGTACGAGATCACGAGCGCGCCGGTCCCGTCGAGGCTCCATGCGTTCCGACCCTGGGAGTCGGCGACGCGTTCCAGGGGGGCTCCGTCGAGCGTCGCCTGCCAGGCGTCATCGGCGGCCTCCGCGAGGATCAGGGTCGCGCCGGACGCGGTGACGTCCGCTCCGCCGGAACGGGTGCCCATGGGCACGGTCGTCGTCGCGTCGCCCTGGGCGATCCAGGCGCGTGAGGCCTGCGACCCGTCCGCGCGCAGCACCCGGTACGGCGTGCCGTAGTCGCTCGAGCCCACCACGCTCACGTCGCCCACCTGTGTGAGCGCGGTCAGCAGGCCCGGCTGGCCCGGTGCGACGACGACCACGCCGATGCCCCAGTCGGCGAGCTGCGCCGCCGCGCCGTCGGCGCCCCCTGCGAGCAGCGCCACGGCGGGTGCCAGCACCGTGGGCGTCGCCGGGACCTGGCCGTCCGCGCGGCTGAGAGGCAGACCGGAGCCGTCCCGCTCGGCGGATCCGAGCACATGCACCGTGCCGTCCGTGCTCAGCACGGTGTAGGTCACCAGGCCCGAGTCGTCCTGATCGAGGACCAGCACGCGCTCACGGGCCGACGAGTACTGCTCGAGCGCGGTGGCGAGCGGGAGCACGGTCGTGGTCGTCGGCGCCACGTCGGACGCGGCCGCTCCCGGCCACGCCAGCGAGCCCACGTGCGCGATCAGCACGAGTCCCACGATCCCGTAGCCCACCGAGTAGCCGGTGCGCCGCCAGGCGAGCGCGGCGGAGCGCTCCCCGGTGCGCCACGTGCCGACGGACGCCGCGGCGGCGGCGCCCAGGAGGCCGATCGCCAGCATCGACGAGCCCGGCCCGGCCCACCCAGGGACGACCTGCCCGCCCACACCATCCCACGCGCCCACGGAGACATGCTGCGAGACCGCCGCGGAGCCCAGCCCGAGTGCCGCGACCGCCACGAACGCGCGCACCGCCCACGCGGAGCGGAGCGACACGAGCGCCAGGACCGCGACCACCAGCGCGCCTGCGCCCACGGCGAGGCCCACGCCATGGGTGACCGCATCGGTCGCCGAGGCGCCGAGCAGGGGGTTCAGCACGTCGAGCGACACGCCGTCGACCGGCCCGCCGAGCAGCAGGGTCCACGCCGACGCATGGGCGGAATCCGCCACAGGACCGGCGTCGCGGGCGAGGATCCTCACGACCCAGTCGAGGCCGCCCTGATGCGCGGCAGCGACGATCGCCGGAGCGGACACCACGAGCGCCGGGATCGCGATGGCCCAGGTGCGCACGCGGGACCCGCGTGCGAAGGCGCCCGCCACGAGCACCGTCAGCACCAGCCCGGGGAGGAGCACCGGCGCGGCGGCCACGACGACCGCCGTCGCGAGCGCGGCACCGGCGGAGGCGCTCGGAGAGGGCACCCGTGTGGACGTGAGCTCACCATCGGCCACTGGCTCGCCACGATGCCATCCTGCGCCGCGGACCAGGCCGAACACCACCCAGGGCAGCACCAGGTGCGCGATGACGGCACCCACCCGGCCGTCGGACAGCGACGCGAGGAACGACGGCCACACCGCGTAGGCGAGCGCGACCGATCCCCGCACCCAGGCGGACCTGGCGACCGTCCCCGCGGCGGCCCAGCCGCCGAGCGCAGCCAGGAGCGGCGCGAGCGCCAGCAGCAGCGCGAGACCGATCCGCAGGCCCCCAGGCACGATCGCCAGGGGCAGCAGCAGCGCCGCGTACGCGGAGTCGAGCGCGGGGGCGCCGAAGCCCGCAGGGTCCCAGCCCGTCACGACACGCGTCCAGACGTCGGCCAAGGACAGGTCGGTGACGCCCAGCACGCCGCCGCTCAGCATCTGGCCCTGCGCGATCGCGGTGAGCCAGCCTGCGTGAAGGAGGAGCGAGACCGCGAGCCCGGCGGCGCCCACCACGGCCAGGCCGCGCCGACGGCGGGAGGCGACCAGCGCCAGCTCCGCGCGCTCGACGTCGGAAGGCGCGTGGCTCGCCTGCCATGCGTCGTACGCGCCCAGCTCGGAGACGCGCACGTGGTGGAGCACCTCGCGGCCGCTCGCGAGCAGCGGTCGCTCCGCGCCGCGGTCGACGCGGGACGCGCGGCGCACCGCCGCACGACTGCTCCGCAGGTGCGGCAGGCGCCTCAGCAGCCGCCACGGCACGCCGAGGTCCGACAGCGCGGTCCTCGGCTCGTTCTGGGCGATGCGGAGCAGTGCGCGCGCGGGCGCGGCCAGGAACGACCACAGGAGGAGCACAGGCACGAGCGCGGCCGGTGCGTACGCGCAGGCGTGGTACCACTCGGAGGCGCGACGGGTCGCGTATGTCGAGGCTCGTCCTCTGCTCTCCCCGGTGCGCACGCCGTGCAGCCCGTCCTGGGCATGACGCACGCGCGCGGCGGGGACCACCACCACGTCGTGGCCGGAGCGCCAGGCCCGGCGGCACAGGTCCACGCTCTCGCCGAAGCCCCTGTACGCATCGTCCGTGCCGCCCGACTCGACCCACCAGTCGCGGCGCACCAGCGCGCCCGAGAGGCTGACGGCGAGCACGTCGTCGCGCCGGTCGTGCTGGCCTTGGTTGACGTCGTCCTCCTCGACCAGGGGCACTCGCCGCGCGCCGACGCGCGACACGGTCGTGCCCAGGCCGACGATCCTGCTCGGGTCGTCCCAGCGCACCTGGACCGCTCCGACGACCGCGGCGTTGCGGCGCTTGCGAGCGGTCGCCGTGAGGGCGGCGAGGGAGTCGGGAAGCGGCGCCGTGTCGTCGTGCAGCAACCACAGGTAGTCGCGCGCGAGGTCGGGATGCGTGGCGAGCGCCGCGTCGATCGCCTGGCCGAACGTGGCGCCTGGCGCGGAGACGATGGCCGCGCGCAGCTCGTCGGGCACGTCGGGCGCGTCGCCTGCGACCACCACCACGTCAAGCGTGTCGTACGCGTGCTCGCTCAGGCTGGCGAGCACTGCGGGAAGATGCGCCGACCGGCCGTCGGAGACGACGATGGCGCGCACGACGGGACGCGTCGCGTTCACCACGCGTCCCTCGCCTCGGGCCGGCTAGACAGCGCGCCGCTTGAGCTTGCGACGCTCGCGCTCGGACAGCCCACCCCAGATGCCGAAGCGCTCGTCGTTCTCAAGCGCGTAGTCGAGGCACTCGGATCGCACGTCGCAGGAGGCGCACACCTTCTTCGCCTCACGCGTCGAGCCTCCCTTCTCGGGGAAGAACGCCTCAGGGTCGGTCTGAGCGCACAGCGCGCGCTCCTGCCAGCCCAGCGGCCCATCGTCCTCCGCGGCGCCGAAGATGTCGACGACTGCGGCGAGCGTGGGCGCTGGAGAACCGGCGTCTGAGGGCACTGTGCCGTCGTAGATGCTCCACATAGGCTTCCCTCCGAATCAGCCACGGGAGAGCCACCCCCGCATACAGGGAATTACACCCGTGTCATCCACTCCCGTCAAGTCGGGAAGGCGCTCCGGCACCCGGTGCAGGCATGATGCAACGCGAGACGGCCGTCGGTCGTTGAGCGAACGCAGATCCCTAGGATGGAGCACCGTGACCGCATCTTCCCGCGAGGCTGCCGCCGTGCGACGGCACGGAGCACGCCAGCCCGGCCATCCGGTGCTGCGCTTCGGAGCCCTCGTGGTGGTCGCCGCTGTGGGATTCCTC
This genomic window contains:
- a CDS encoding DUF3499 domain-containing protein, which translates into the protein MASRQCSKTACTRPAAATLTYVYADSTVVVGQLSATAEPHSYDLCAEHASRLTAPRGWDVVHIQQDFVDPGPSSDDLDALARAVREAGAPVRARQPQASAQPPSEPRRGHLRVVSSEA
- a CDS encoding metallopeptidase family protein, whose protein sequence is MARRDRHGRGLRAPLMPASLPGHRTRGELFDSLVIDAAERLEPRWGSRWGRLEFGTEDVPPSDPSPWEHGVPLGRLFPADLGQPSRVVVYRRPCEERAEGTDLAPLVRDVVAEQLAHLLNCAPEDVDPDFGR
- a CDS encoding DUF5719 family protein yields the protein MRYAAAFKAGTALVAGGLLAGVALVGGALAPAVTAAPEPGRISVTPALPSPACVGELTVPVGAVEGDDFASEPTQRTRALFGAHASTDSSEVVDGAFGASIERIADGDIASYAALTCVRPATTQWLVGGSTALGSSARLVLSNPTDANVEATVTIYGGTGVLAEQRVLAIGAGQVEEMFLEGIQEGVDALAVKVDSTGAGVVAAIEDSRLDGLQPAGTTWIAPTDTLGTSLVIPAVGAGDLDSSAVLRMIAPDGATVSLTLVDASGVVGWSGVSDLVLDPGVVTDIEVPQSAVGAVEITSDAPLAAAAQLTVSRASTIGAAGSVATDRTWVSAEQMPSSTGEDPVLGVYAPGAGGAIMAYTPVATRLTLVDDTGAAVAEVQTSARAVTRIPLDDVAAGTLLQLQGRAAWSVLITAQPGFIASMRPAPTTVAPVDVDLVDGPYLP
- a CDS encoding glycosyltransferase family 2 protein, translated to MNATRPVVRAIVVSDGRSAHLPAVLASLSEHAYDTLDVVVVAGDAPDVPDELRAAIVSAPGATFGQAIDAALATHPDLARDYLWLLHDDTAPLPDSLAALTATARKRRNAAVVGAVQVRWDDPSRIVGLGTTVSRVGARRVPLVEEDDVNQGQHDRRDDVLAVSLSGALVRRDWWVESGGTDDAYRGFGESVDLCRRAWRSGHDVVVVPAARVRHAQDGLHGVRTGESRGRASTYATRRASEWYHACAYAPAALVPVLLLWSFLAAPARALLRIAQNEPRTALSDLGVPWRLLRRLPHLRSSRAAVRRASRVDRGAERPLLASGREVLHHVRVSELGAYDAWQASHAPSDVERAELALVASRRRRGLAVVGAAGLAVSLLLHAGWLTAIAQGQMLSGGVLGVTDLSLADVWTRVVTGWDPAGFGAPALDSAYAALLLPLAIVPGGLRIGLALLLALAPLLAALGGWAAAGTVARSAWVRGSVALAYAVWPSFLASLSDGRVGAVIAHLVLPWVVFGLVRGAGWHRGEPVADGELTSTRVPSPSASAGAALATAVVVAAAPVLLPGLVLTVLVAGAFARGSRVRTWAIAIPALVVSAPAIVAAAHQGGLDWVVRILARDAGPVADSAHASAWTLLLGGPVDGVSLDVLNPLLGASATDAVTHGVGLAVGAGALVVAVLALVSLRSAWAVRAFVAVAALGLGSAAVSQHVSVGAWDGVGGQVVPGWAGPGSSMLAIGLLGAAAAASVGTWRTGERSAALAWRRTGYSVGYGIVGLVLIAHVGSLAWPGAAASDVAPTTTTVLPLATALEQYSSARERVLVLDQDDSGLVTYTVLSTDGTVHVLGSAERDGSGLPLSRADGQVPATPTVLAPAVALLAGGADGAAAQLADWGIGVVVVAPGQPGLLTALTQVGDVSVVGSSDYGTPYRVLRADGSQASRAWIAQGDATTTVPMGTRSGGADVTASGATLILAEAADDAWQATLDGAPLERVADSQGRNAWSLDGTGALVISYEDAGHAWWLWAAAVVCGWVALSSIPLHRAKAREAR
- a CDS encoding WhiB family transcriptional regulator, coding for MWSIYDGTVPSDAGSPAPTLAAVVDIFGAAEDDGPLGWQERALCAQTDPEAFFPEKGGSTREAKKVCASCDVRSECLDYALENDERFGIWGGLSERERRKLKRRAV